In Glycine max cultivar Williams 82 chromosome 15, Glycine_max_v4.0, whole genome shotgun sequence, the DNA window TGTTTAAGTGAgggtaaaaattaacaataatttcttgcctttaattttttaaattatccttaTATTGTACCTTAATTGAGTttgccttcttttttttaacataaaacaaTAAGTAGGGTTGGCAAAAATATCCTTACAGTCACTGAAAAAGGAGTCCCTTTATAGATTTTCTCTGTATGTCTTCGGACTCTCCAGACACATAAGCAATAAGATGATGTataaaaagagagcaaatgTGAGACATGACGCTAGACAAATGCAATCGTGAGGGAAGTGAGGTAATTTGCTTACCAAAAGATATGATATATTTATACTAGGTGGCAAATTGTAAAGTCACCCACTTCATTATTTGATGTCAAGTCACTTTTGTTGACTGTCACATTTGAAAATAATCTTGTCATTGTCATCAAATTTCAACACAAATTAAGCTGTTACAATCACTTATCTGATCCAATTGAATCGAGACAGATTGATTTGTTGATCAACAAATTAAAGCATAAAAATGTGGTATATCAAGTGGAGAATTGAGAGGTTCTAAACATCTTCATATATCTTTTCTATGACTCATTGAAAATTATAGTGATTAAATATTGCAGGCATATGACATCACTACCAAATGGATAACGATAACAAAAAGTTGGAACTTTCTTTAATTGAAGTATCACCAAATCCACTACATGCTTTACAGTGAAATCACAATGGAACTAATGCAAAAACTATCAAACTTCTTTTTGAGTCCATTTGTGGCGGCACTACCAAAATTTCCTTACACATGAATGAAGAAATGAAGAAGCTGTACAAATAATGTGATGGTAGGAACATGCAAGAATGCAAATCTAAAAGgatgaaaaaatgaataatcCTCACAACTGTCTTATTGGAAAAGAATGTAGCTTAAATCTTTGGATGGGAAATGGCCATTCACTTTTTCATCAACTTCAAGCAGCAGGGTACTCAAGAATAAGAATCTTCTTCTGTTGAGAAAGGATTATTATTATCACTGCACTACAGTTTTGCCACTGACACTCAGCAGGTAGAAACATGATGAGGAAGAATCATATGAGGGGTTGCCAAGTTCGGGACAAGGTTCTGGGAGCACTGAGTCTGAAAAACCAGACACATTTGAGCATTCCCAAGTAATTGGAGAAACAGAATTTGTGGACAAGGTTATGTTGGAGAGGCATATGTTTGTGAAAGGGGATTCTTCTATTCCAGCTATGTTTCCAGCAATGGAAATGTTTGTACCTGTGACATCCTTCAAGGTAATGTGATCCAAATGTGGGAGTGCATTTGGATCAAACTTGTCATCAGGATGAGACCCACAATTACCTGTGGCAGCAATTGCTGTGTGGACATTCTCCATTTGTATGTCTGACATAACAATTTCTTTCATATAACCACCTCTTCCCTTGGTGGTTCTGAACTCAATGCCACTTTTTGAGTTGAAAAGATGAGCATGCTCCACTAGAACATTTGAAATGCCACCAGACATGTCACTGCCAAATGCAAGAGCAGAGCCAGAAAATGCATGTAGATGCACCCTTCTGATGTGTACATTCTCAGTAGGCCTGCCATAAGCAATGCCATACTCATCCCAGCCACTTTTAAGAGAAATTGCATCAAATCCCATGGCAACAATACAATCTTCTATACACACATTATCAGAAGAATCTGAAAACATGAAGTGCACAAAAACATCACCAAAGTTTGGTAAGGTAATGATATATTAGAAGCAATGTGATTTTCACAACAAAGACTAAAAGTAGAGttcataataatgataatatgttTGTTACAAACCTGGCACTATACCAACAGTATAAGGGGATTCTGGAGGAGTAGAGATTGAAACATTTTGAATATGTACATGGCTGCATCAAATTACATAAAACTAAATCAGTTTGACCCTTTGTTTTCTGGCAAAATAAgcataatttcatttaatatctAGAAGAAGCACAGAGCATGCACCTGCAATAAACTGGGTGTATGCTATAAGCTGGAGCATTCAAGAATGTAAGATTTGAAACTACCACATAATCAGATGCCACAATTTCAACCAAATGAGGACGACTGTGGTTCAAGGAATGAGTGCTATACCAATCCCACCATACCATTCCCATGCCATCAATGGTTCCATTATTACCTAAGGAATCACACAAAGACATGAAAATTCAATCAAGAAACAGACCCTGAAAGGCTTgctgaaaagaaacaaaaaaacctTGGGAGATGACAAAACCTGTTACGACCACATCATGTAACATGTATCCATTTATCAAACTCTGATATCTTCCCCCGGGAACTTCAAGCCCTCGGCCATAAGAAGGCAAGGGTTCAACAACATCCCAATGCGATGGATCCTAAACAAGTAATAACAATATGAGAAAACTAAAAGCCTTATGAAAAACGCTCTCAATGTTAAAACATGAACCATCTCTACATGCAAAGGATCAGCAAAAAAAAGACAGAGCAATCAAAAgctaatgaaaaaaaagaagcaatacCTGAGTTCCAATAATGACAGCACCTTTTTCCAAAAAGAGGGTGAGATGGCTTGTGAGATTGAAGCTTCCAGTGAGCCATTTTCCCGGAGGAACATAGAGCTGAGCCCCACCCTTATCAGCAAATGACTTGAGATAGAAGATGGCATTCTGGAATGCAATAGTGTTGAGTGTTTTACCATCTCCAACTGCACCAAACTCCAAAATGGAGACACTGTGAGGTCTAGGGTCTAGTCTTGGGTTGGAACCACACTGCCCACCATTTCCATTAACTCTCACGGCATTGCTCAATGCCACCAGCAAGAGCAATGCCACCTGAAAGAGGGTAGAAAAAGCAAAATGCAACCCATTGATTCTCAGAAGATATCCTACAAATACAATAATGAACCACAGGATTATACCCCAGATTAAGACTCAAGAGCCACacacagaaaaaagaaaaagccaaatCCAAGCACAAATCAATTggaattgaaataaataaacattctCATCATTGACCCAGATAATTTACTTCAGATAATACACATCGGATGACTAAGAACTTGAAAGAGAATTCCAATCTGAAAGGATAATGCAAGTTCATCAGATCAAATGGAATGAAATTTGATCCAATTGCAACATGTCTAACAAAAGCATCAACAAAACAAGACCCAACTATGACCCATCACACATACTTTGACTTAACATCTAAAACCAAACCAAAGAttgaaatttgagaatgccCTCTTAGTCATCAATGAGTCCCAGATTTGAAAGAAGGCCTAAGGTCAAAAGGGCAAAGACAACATAGcaaaaacaaaagcaacaaaaaaaccAGAACAAAATGAACCACGAAAACGTACTTACAAGCATCTTCTTGAGTCAAAGCTGGCAACAGGGTCAGAGTCCAAGGGAGACAAGAACCGGCACTAGTGCCAAAGCCGAAACAAGtaatcaaaagaaagaaaaaaagaaaaaagaaagaaattgcaGCAGAAgctgagagaagagagagagagaaaaagaaaatagaggaaGAAGAACCAGCCACGGGAACAGAAGCAGCTTTATGCAGTTTTGCGAGTATTATTATAAGCATTAATCTACGCACAGAAAAGGAGAAGATTAATAGTCCTTTCTAACATGGACatgtatatacaaatatttgcTAAGAAATTTCTTTTTATGTAAATAGCAAATCACAATCTACACTATAATGACAGCTTTTCCATGTCCAtggatatattaattaattatctatacTGGTAttagaatgatatttttttaatggataaatattaactattaattattaattttttattagaaaaaaatcaaGCTCACATTCTTTTATTtcgtaataaaatattattgaggAGGGAGAAAAGATAATAACAATAAGGggacaaaaatataaaagcagAAAAAACAACAAGTAAATTAATGGCAATAATTGGTGATTGCCCCTGTTAATGAACATGACTAATAACGTCTCTCGCCGACAAAATCGTTTTGAAACGGCCCTCATAGATTGTGGCTGCAGTGCAGATAGAAGGAACAGTAGTGCGTGGTGTTTTTTACATGTCAGAGTTTTACTAGGCAAATTgaagtgtttttgtttttgtattacATGTAAGAAACAACCTTATTTTTGTGTTAGTGTGTGTTACCGGTGATTAAGTGAGACTTGTGAGATGGGAAATGATAGAGTTAGACCAGGTGTTGTTGCGGGAGTGCCACGAGGCGAGAAACAGGAGGGTGTGGAGAGGAAGAGGAGGCTCCCCTGGGTGACACGTGGAGAGTGATAGGAGGGAGGGGTGGGTGAGGGAATGAGAGAGTTTGGGGAGTGCATGGGGCACAGAGATTAGAGGGCGCATGTGGATTGACAGAGCAGAATTGGGGAATGGTGGGACCCACATCAATCATGCCAAAGATGCTAGCCTGGCTTCACTCACTTGACAGAACATTCAGCATATGTATCAAAAAAACCATACCCACTCACAATAGAGTATTTTGCAATTTTAGTCAAAATTAGTATAAGTGCTTATGTGTGAATCATACTATGTAAACGTAATGACTTAGAATAGAGGATCACAAAACTCTTGGGTACATATAAACCTAACATGTTATTTTAggtacaataaattaaatttttataattaataaaataaaataaataaaaattaagttgtcaataaaaaaattgatattcttttcattttttcattattttctttctgaTATTTTGCTAACTCGTAATACCACTATTGACTCTTAGATCCTAATTATATTAATCAAAGCTACAATAGccaaataataatgttaaatataattttgatgagCTTATAGTAGATTCCAATATTTTGACGTATGAAGAAAAAATGATGCagaggaggaaaaaaaattatgaagagAAAACTATGCTTAAAAGGctaatttgatcaaaattaatCCTCCCGAGCGTCTGATGATGTTCGTCTTATCTTTCTCCCTTggacaaaaaaatgttattgaatTCGAATGTACTTGAATTTATTCATTTcatccaatttttcttttctttttatttggtttgTTAATGAATTTTAGGTTAAAAGAAATTAGGATATCTAAGAACCAGGAAGAAGATAATGG includes these proteins:
- the LOC100777503 gene encoding probable polygalacturonase isoform X2; translation: MLVRYLLRINGLHFAFSTLFQVALLLLVALSNAVRVNGNGGQCGSNPRLDPRPHSVSILEFGAVGDGKTLNTIAFQNAIFYLKSFADKGGAQLYVPPGKWLTGSFNLTSHLTLFLEKGAVIIGTQDPSHWDVVEPLPSYGRGLEVPGGRYQSLINGYMLHDVVVTGNNGTIDGMGMVWWDWYSTHSLNHSRPHLVEIVASDYVVVSNLTFLNAPAYSIHPVYCSHVHIQNVSISTPPESPYTVGIVPDSSDNVCIEDCIVAMGFDAISLKSGWDEYGIAYGRPTENVHIRRVHLHAFSGSALAFGSDMSGGISNVLVEHAHLFNSKSGIEFRTTKGRGGYMKEIVMSDIQMENVHTAIAATGNCGSHPDDKFDPNALPHLDHITLKDVTGTNISIAGNIAGIEESPFTNICLSNITLSTNSVSPITWECSNVSGFSDSVLPEPCPELGNPSYDSSSSCFYLLSVSGKTVVQ
- the LOC100777503 gene encoding probable polygalacturonase isoform X1, whose protein sequence is MLSQRYLLRINGLHFAFSTLFQVALLLLVALSNAVRVNGNGGQCGSNPRLDPRPHSVSILEFGAVGDGKTLNTIAFQNAIFYLKSFADKGGAQLYVPPGKWLTGSFNLTSHLTLFLEKGAVIIGTQDPSHWDVVEPLPSYGRGLEVPGGRYQSLINGYMLHDVVVTGNNGTIDGMGMVWWDWYSTHSLNHSRPHLVEIVASDYVVVSNLTFLNAPAYSIHPVYCSHVHIQNVSISTPPESPYTVGIVPDSSDNVCIEDCIVAMGFDAISLKSGWDEYGIAYGRPTENVHIRRVHLHAFSGSALAFGSDMSGGISNVLVEHAHLFNSKSGIEFRTTKGRGGYMKEIVMSDIQMENVHTAIAATGNCGSHPDDKFDPNALPHLDHITLKDVTGTNISIAGNIAGIEESPFTNICLSNITLSTNSVSPITWECSNVSGFSDSVLPEPCPELGNPSYDSSSSCFYLLSVSGKTVVQ
- the LOC100777503 gene encoding probable polygalacturonase isoform X3: MLVALLLLVALSNAVRVNGNGGQCGSNPRLDPRPHSVSILEFGAVGDGKTLNTIAFQNAIFYLKSFADKGGAQLYVPPGKWLTGSFNLTSHLTLFLEKGAVIIGTQDPSHWDVVEPLPSYGRGLEVPGGRYQSLINGYMLHDVVVTGNNGTIDGMGMVWWDWYSTHSLNHSRPHLVEIVASDYVVVSNLTFLNAPAYSIHPVYCSHVHIQNVSISTPPESPYTVGIVPDSSDNVCIEDCIVAMGFDAISLKSGWDEYGIAYGRPTENVHIRRVHLHAFSGSALAFGSDMSGGISNVLVEHAHLFNSKSGIEFRTTKGRGGYMKEIVMSDIQMENVHTAIAATGNCGSHPDDKFDPNALPHLDHITLKDVTGTNISIAGNIAGIEESPFTNICLSNITLSTNSVSPITWECSNVSGFSDSVLPEPCPELGNPSYDSSSSCFYLLSVSGKTVVQ